The sequence below is a genomic window from Salinisphaera sp. T31B1.
GCCCGCGGGCGGGCTGCGAACCAGGGCGTCAATTGAGCCGGCGCTGCGGCGAGCGTTTTCTTATAGGCCATGTCGAGCCCGCCGTCCGGCTGAACGAACCGTTGTCGAGTCAGGGCATTGGCGATGTAGCGCAAGCGCTCGATACCCGAGAGTGAAGGGTGCCAGCGTTCCGGGGTGTTTCCAAACAACTGGGCCAGGAACTCGCGATGTTCCGACCCCCGCAAGGCAGCCTCGAGCTCATGGGCGTGTCGGACGGCGTCCTGCATATCCCACTCGGCTGGGATGCCGGCATGAACCATTGTCCATCCCAATGATTCGTCGCGATGTATCAGGGGCCGGTGACGAAGCCAGTCCAATAGTTCGTCGCGATCCGGGGCGCACAGGAGGGCTTTGAGCGAACCGTTCGCCTTGTCCAACGCGTCCGGCCGCTGGGCCAAGGCCAGCAGGCTGAGATCATGGTTGCCCAGCACTACGGTCGCCTGGTTTCCCAGGCTCCGCACACGGCGTAGAACGTCGGCAGACGCGGGTCCTCTGTTGACGAGGTCCCCCACGAACCAGAACCGTACGTCGGACGTGTTCGCTTCCAGGCGTTTCAGCAATCGGACGAGCGGTTTCTCGGCGCCGTGAATATCGCCGATAGCATAAGTACGCATCAGGCTATTGTAACCGCCGAGAGCTTGCTGCAGATGTCAGCGGCTCAAGAATCTCTTTCGTGAGAACAACGGTATCGAATCTGATGACCCCTTTGGGCCTAAGTTTTGCCATCG
It includes:
- a CDS encoding symmetrical bis(5'-nucleosyl)-tetraphosphatase, producing MRTYAIGDIHGAEKPLVRLLKRLEANTSDVRFWFVGDLVNRGPASADVLRRVRSLGNQATVVLGNHDLSLLALAQRPDALDKANGSLKALLCAPDRDELLDWLRHRPLIHRDESLGWTMVHAGIPAEWDMQDAVRHAHELEAALRGSEHREFLAQLFGNTPERWHPSLSGIERLRYIANALTRQRFVQPDGGLDMAYKKTLAAAPAQLTPWFAARPRATAGERIVFGHWSALEHVAWPEHHVWGIDTGAAWGGTLTALRLDGANPELVQVDA